The window GCTCCTTGTCGAGCATGGGCACGAGGTCGGCAGGCAGCGGAGGAATCTCCGCTTTCAGAATGGCTTCAATGGTGAAATCTTCAAAGAGCGGGCTGGCCTTTTCCTCCAGGATTTTCAGGTCCTCGATCTTGCCCTTCTTGTTCACGTAGAAGCGCAGGCTCATATGACCGGGCTCCACGGCATCCATGCGCTGGATGCGGTACTGGTGCCATTTCTTCTCAATCGCACTGGTGACGATGCGCTTGTAGCGACCCGCAGGTGTGGCGGCAGCAGCCACGGCGTCTTCATCACCCACATTGCTGATCGAGCCCTTGATCTTGCCACGATGCGTCTCAGGCTGGAAGGCATTCTCCTGGGGCTTCGGTGTATTCACCACCGGCTTCGCCACCGGAATGGCTTTGGGAATCGGCACCTCTTCCGCCGCTTCACGCATGATGGGCGGCTTCGCGGGCTCCGGCGGAGGCAGCGTCTTCGGTGATTCAGGCGCAGGCTTGGGAGGTTCCGCCTTCGGCGGCTCCTCGGCGAGCTTCTGGTCCAGCTCCTTCATCATGGCCTCGGCAGGAGAGTCCTCCTTTTTCGCCATCTGTGGAGTGGGAGGAGGCGGTGCTGGCGCTTCTTCTTCCTTCTTCTCCAGTTCCTTCGGCTTCACTTCCGCCACGGGAGGTGGAGGCGCGGGCGCGGTCACGGGGGGCGGGGGAGGAACAGGGAGCGGTTCCGGCTCCGGCTTGGGGGCAGGGGCAGGGGGAGTCTCCGCCACTTTGGGCGGCGTAGGCGGCGGCGAGGGCTTTTCAGGCGGCGTAGCGGGTGCCGAGTCATCCTTTGTCTCGCCCGCCTTGTAGGTGCGATTGGCCAATTCCTTGGTCTCGCGATCCAGACCCTCCATGGAGGGCATCGGAGGCCCATCAGGGGTGGAGGCGGCGGTGCCACGCGTCATGGCGACGGTGTTCCGGTCAGATTCGAAGTTCGCGTCCTTGGGCGCCTCCGCCACCGCGGTGTTTTGCGTGGTGCGGATGTATGGGTCCATCTTCTTCTCCGCAGGTGGCGGGGGTGGGGGAGGAGGAGGCGTCGCCACATCCAGGTTAGGAGGGTCCGGGAAAAGCAGGACCACTTCAGGCTCCTCCGCGAGGTCTGGTCTTGGAGCCGCCAGCATCTGGTGAAAGGACGCCACTCCAATCCACACGGCAAACGCCAGGGCAAGCACCACATGCACCGCCAGCGAACCGACGATGGCGTACGTGATGGTCCGGGATTCCGCGTGCGTCATGAAAGGGATACCATGCCAGCTCACTCCGAAGTCGCAAGTCCCGCTCCGTGCCGGTTTCCGCCCTCCCGATTGCCGCTTGCACCGCTCCGGTTGAGGCTATGGTGCACGCTTTCGAACTCATGAGCACACCGCAGAAAGATCCCCAGAGCGTGACCCCGGCGGGCGAAAGGGTAGCTCCCCTCATCGATGGCGTCCGCGTCCGCCGGGCCGTGACCCATCCGGATGAACGGGGTACGGTGTGTGAAGTCTTCAACCCTGAGTGGAGCTTCCACCCCGACCCTCTGGTGTACGTGTACCAGGTCACCATCCGGCCCGGCCAGGTCAAGGGCTGGGTCGTGCACCGCCTTCAGGATGACCGCCTCTTCCTGAGCCAGGGCACGATGAAGGCCGTGCTCTTTGACGACCGCGAGTCGTCCCCGACCTATGGCCTGGTGAACGAGGTTTTCCTCGACCAACACAACCGCGGGCTGCTCGTCATCCCCGCAGGCGTGTATCATGCCATCCAGAACGTAGGTTCGGATGATCTGCTCTTCTTCAACATGCCGACTCGGCCGTACAATCACACGGATCCGGACAAGTACCGGCTCCCGCTCAACAACGACCGCATTCCCTACCGGTTCCCGACCTAGATAGATTAGATGCATCCGGCTCCGCGAGTCAGCGTCATCATTGCCACTTACAACTGGAGCAGCGTCCTTCGGTACTCCATCGAGTCTGTGCTCGACCAGGAGTTTGAGGACTTCGAGGTGCTGGTCATCGGCGACGGCTGCACGGATGACAGCGCTGCGGTCGCTGCGTCGTTCGGTGATGCCCGCGTACGCTGGCACAATCTCCCCGAGAACTCAGGAAATCAGTCCGCTCCGAACAACGAAGGTCTCCGCCTCGCGCGCGGCACCTACTGCGCCTACCTGGGGCATGATGACATCTGGCATCCCAGGCACCTTGCCGTGCTGGTGCGGGCCATGGACGAGACTGGGGCGGACTTCGGGTACACCTGGCTGCAAATGCTCGGCCCAGAAGTGGCGCCTGGGCGGGAACGTGTGCGCCTCCTCACCGGAGTGGCTCCCGGTGGTGTGCACGACAAAGACATGGCCGTGCCCCCCTCGTCTGTGATGCATCGCCGCGAGGCCGGTCTGTCCATTGGCGGATGGAAGGATTACAGGACCGTGCGTTTGCCCCCCGATTCCGAGTTCCTCCACCGGGCCGCCCTGCAGGGCATGCGCTTCACCTGCGTGCCGGAGCTTACTGTATTCAAGTTCAATGCCTCCTGGCGCAAAGACTCTTACGTGGAGAAGCCCTGCCATGAGCAGCGCGAGTGTCTCCGACGCATCCGGGAGGAACGGGACTTCCGTGTCCACGAGCTCCAGGCCGTAATCACGGCCCTGATACGGCAACATCCGGAAAGCGTGCCTCGCATCCAGGTGGCCGAGGATGTGCCGCCGGGCGAAATCGTGCGGCGCAACCGGCGTCTGCGTGGTCTGGAACGTCGGGATGGAGACGCCCCAGCTCCCCAGCCCCTGCCCGCGCGGCTGAATCTCGCCGACACGACTGCGGAGCCCTATCTGGGACCGGGCTGGAGCGTGCCGGAGACCGACTGCCGATGGACAGACGGCACGACGGCGGCACTCGTTTTCTCCTTGGAATCTCCCCAGCAGAGCCTGCTGCGCATGAGCGTGCAACCTTTCCTGATTCCCGGCAAAGTGCAGGTGCAACCTGTCCGCGTGATCGTGAATGGCAAGTTCATGGGCGAATGGACGCTGCGTGCCAACGACTGGGAGCAGCTCGAGTGCGAAGTGCCCGCGGAGGCTCTGACAGCGGTGAACACCCTCGTGCTGGAGCTGCCGGGCGCCGTGTGTCCCTTGCATCTGGGAGTGAGTGCCGATGCCCGCGAGCTGGCGTTGCGAGTAGCTTGGATGGATCTGCAACCTGTTGGCGATCTGCCCTGGTAACGCCTCACGCTGGATACACCGCCAAACGCCACGGACGCCTCAATCACGCTTGCGGGAGAAGATGCCACTCGTGCGCGCGTGATGAAAAATCCACTGCTGGGCATACCCCCGGTACGGACCGAAATGGTCATGTGCGAACTCCTTCAGCACCCGTGAGGTCACCTTGTCCTCCGCATCCGAGAAATACAGCTCCCGCAGTGCCCGCTCAATCCAGACGTCGATGGGAAACACACCCAGCCGCTCATACGAGAAGAGCAGGGTGCACTGTGCAATCTTCGGCCCCACACCGGGCAGCTCGCACAGGCGCAGCAGGGCTTCGTCATCCGGCAATGCTGAGACCGCCTCCAGATCGAACTTCCCATTCGCAATGAGCTGCGCCGTCTGGTGCAGAAATCCCGCGCGGTAGCCCAGGGCACAGTTGCGGAGCGCTTTTTCACCCGCCTTGGCCAGCGCCGCCGGGGTGGGGTACGCATGAAGCTTCACCCCTTCCCTGGTGGTGATGACCTCCCCATATTTTTCCCTCAAGGTGAGCGAAATCTGCCGGATGTGTGCCACCTGTTTCATGGAGGAAGTGATGAAGGTGGCAAGGCACTCCCACTTCGGCTGGCGCAGGATGCGGATGCCGGGCGCATACTTCAGCGCCCGCTTCAGGTGCGTATCGCCCTTCGGTAGGGTGCGTCGGATCTTCGTGAAGTCGTGATCCAACGCCAGGTAGCTGCTCACCAGCGCCTCCGTCCCGGCTTCCGCTTCCACCTGGTCAGGCGCGCTCTGCCGTACCCACACCGGCGTGTTCCCAATGAGCCCATGAAAGGTCTGCCCTTCGCGATGCCAGTGGAAAACCTGCCCGCTTTCCAGCGTCGCTGCGAGATCGAACCCAGGTGCTGCCAGCTTGATCCACTCCATGCGAACTGCTCCTACTCCGGCCGGTTCCTCATGAAGTCCGCGAGCTGGCCAAAGAACTCACGCAGCACGTTCGCCTCCTCCTCTGGCACGCCCGTTTCCTGCAGCGCACCTTCCATGAGTTCCATCCAGCGGTCCCGTTCCTTCACGCCAATGCTGAAGGGCATGTGCCGGCCACGCAGCCGCGGATGCCCACGTTCCTGGATGTAACGATCCGGACCACCGAAGCGATAAATGAAAAAGTCACGCAGGCGCTTCTCCGAGCCCTCCCAGTCATCCGGTGGGTACAGCGGGCCGATGACGTCATCCGTGCGCACACGCCGGTAGAAGGCCGCCACCAATCGTGTCAGCCCCTCTTCACCCAGCCGCGCATAAATCTGATCTACCATGCACCAGTCTACCAGCCTCGCGGGTGACCGCAATGGCATGGCCCGCTTTCGCTTTCCCATTGCCAGACGCGCAGATGCCGCAAGAGTGCCCGCGTGATCCGCGCACTCCGCACCACCCTTGCCCTGCCGTTGTTCCTTCTGCTGAGCGCCTGTGGCGGCTCTCGCGAGAGGGCGGACCTGGTCTTCGTGAACAGCGCGGAAATCGAAACGCCCGATCCCGCCAAAGCCACGGACCAGGTGAGCATGCGCATCAGCGAATCGCTCTTCGAAGGCCTGTGCCGCAATACCGGTGGCAAGGCCGAGCCCGCCGTCGCCGAGCGGTGGGAGGTGAGCGAGGACAAGAAGCGCTATGTCTTCCACCTCCGCAAAGACGCGGTGTGGAGCAATGGCGACCCGGTCACGGCACATGACTTTGTGTGGTCCTGGCAGCGGGCCCTGGATCCGAAGACCGCTTCCGACTATGCGCCGCAGCTCTATCCCCTGGTGAATGCGAAGGCCTTCAACGAAGGGAAGGTCACCGACCCCTCACAGATTGGGGTGAAGGCGCTGGATGATCGCACACTGGAGTGCGTGCTGGAGAATCCGATTCCCTACTGGATCGACCTCTGCGCTTTCCTCACGCTCTCCCCCGTGCATCGCCCCACCGTGGAAAAGCACGGCGACTCATGGATCAAGGCCCGCAACATCATCGGCAATGGCCCTTACGTCATGGGTGAGTGGCTCATTGATGACAAGATCCGTCTCATCAAGAGCCACAACTACTGGGACCGCGACAACGTGAAGATGCGCACCGTGGAGGTACTGCCCATCAGCGAGGCGAACACCGCGCTCAATTACTTTCTCACTGGCCAGGCAGATCTCCTCATGGACAAGGGCATGGTGCCGCTCTCCCTCGTGCCGAAACTCAAGAAGGAAGATTACTTCCATACGGGACCCTTCCTCGGCACATGGTTCATTCGCATGAATACCAAGAAGCCGCACTTCCAGGATCCTCGTGTGCGGCTCGCCTTCGCCTATGCGGTGGACCGGAAACGCATCGTGGAAAAGATTACGCAGCTTGGCGAGCAGACCGCCTTCTCGCTTACGCCTCCCGGTACGGGACAGAACTATCAGCCACCTCCCGGTCCCGAATACAATCCGGAGAAGGCCAGGGCTCTGATGGCAGAGGCGGGCTATCCCGGTGGTCGCGGCTTCCCTCGTGTGGAGTACCTTCACCTGCCCCTGCCCATCGAGCGCAACATTGCCGTGGAATTGCAGTCCATGTGGCAGCAGACCCTGGGCGTCACGGTGAACCTCGACAAGAAGGAGCAGAAGATCTGGCTGAGCGCCATGCGCGAGTTGAGCTATGACATGTGCCGCTCCAGCTGGGTGGGGGACTACAACGATCCCAATACGTTCCTGGAGATGTTCACCATCGGGAATGGCAACAACCGCACCGGCTGGGAAAGCCCTGCCTATGATGGCTTCATCGCGGCCGCAGCGGCCGAGGGCGACACGGCCAAGCGCCATGAAATTTTCAGCAACGCGGAAAAACTTTTGATCTCTGAGCAGGCGCCCATCATCCCCGTGTATCACTATGTGGGTGTGCAGTTCCGCCGCGCGAACCTCAAGGGTGTGAAGGCCAACCTCATCGACAATCATCCCTTCCGCGCCATGTATTGGGATCCAGCACCGGCACGATGAGTGACTTGAAAATCGAACTGGTTCCGCTGGAACCTGCCCATCTGCTCGCACTGATGGAAAGTGAAGCGGCCTATGAGAAGGTCACCGGCCTGCGAGTGGCCGCAGGTTTGCAAGACTTCTTCGAGCAGGTGCCATCGTCGTACCTCGAAGATGTAAAGTCCGCCAGCGGACCGGACGTTTGGCGGTTTGGCTTTGTCGTCATGATTCCCGCTGAGAATTACTGGGCTGGATGCGCGAGCTACAAAGGACCGCCAGATGCGCACGGCATGGTGGAGATTGCCTATGCCATCGCACCATCCTGGGAGGGCCACGGCCTTGCCACTCAGGCGGCAGCTTTTCTGACGGAACAGGCCTTTCGGGACGCTCGGGTAAAAATCATCCGCGCACACACGCTGCCGGAAAAGAATGCCTCGGGCCGCGTGCTGGAAAAGTGCGGCTTCACTTTCGTAGGTGAGGCCATGGAGCCAGAAGACAGACTCGTGTGGCGGTGGGAGTATCCTCGTCGCTGAAAGAAGGAGCCTCAGCGCTTCTTCACCCCTCACCCCGCCGCGATGCGATCTCTGCCTGGTCTGCGTCGCTCAGTCGTGTCAGGAATGTCTTGAAAGGTTCACCCCATTCCGTGGTGAAGGTGGCCATGTTGGCATCGAGCGTATCCAGTCGCGCAAAAACCTTCGTGCCGTCCTTGCTGGTCCAGGTGCGATAACGTTGCGATTCCAGCCGCTGGCGACGCGCTTCCGCGGCTTTGCCGCTGTTCTTCACCGCATTCTCCAATCGCTGGAGATACGCCTTCGTGTAGGAGCTCTTTTCGCCCGCGTCTTTCTCGTTGTATCCGGCAATGCGGTCTATCTCGGTGCCATCTGGCAGCGTGACCACGACGGTCGGATATCCCTTTGCCTCCAGACGCGCCTTGAAGTCGCGGTAGTAGGGACTTTGCCGCGTGTCTGTGTTCGCGTAATTGATGCGCAGGGGAATGAACTGCTCGGACACCAGGGTGCGGAATTCCGGGGTCAGCATAAGCGTATTCTCCAGCGCCTGTGCAGAGCTGCTGCCCTGATGCGTGAAGAGGATAAGCAACGGTTTCCCGGAGCGGCGGGCATCTTGCGCTGCGGTGGTGAGACTGCTGTGCCAGCCCACACGCCCAAAGTTCTGCGCCTGCGTCTGCACCACATTGGAAAAGTCAAACACGCCTCCCTCAGCGCCACCTCCCGCAGTGCCACCAGGACGTTCTCCCGGCATGCCTCCGGTGCTGGCCCCGGCAAGGGCCTGACCGTCATTCATCAATCCGCGCAGCCCCTTCTCAGGCTCCTCCTGCTTCGGTTGTTTCTTCGGCCGCTTCTTGGTCAGGGCTTTGGTCCTCGCGCCCGCGCTGGCAAGCACGTGACGGGTACGGCCAGCAACATGGCTTCCGAAATGGCACTGCGTGAGCAGCAGCGTCGGGAGCAACGTTACCAGCAACAGGCGACGCATGGGGAAGCGCATGCGCATGGGTCCTAGCGCATGCCTCCCAGGCTGCCCGCCATCGAGCCCGGCTGATAGCCCTTCCACATGGCGGCGCCGCTCGTGGCCGTTCCGTAGTTCTGGCTGTTCAGGTCACCGCCCTGCTGGTTGTACGGCCTGTAGAACCCACCCGCTGCTCCCGCGCTCGGGAGGGACATATCCACCGGATTGCCGCCCGTGGGAATGCCGAGCTGGCGCTTCTGCGCATCGGAAATCTCGTGCCGCGCCCAGGCCATGTCCTGCGCCTGGTTCGGGATGTTGTTCTTGATGGATTTCAGCCGATCGTCATAGCTCTCCTGGCTGATTTCGCCGCGCCGCAATTGTCCGTCGATGATGTCGATTTGGCTCTGCGCCATTTGCTCCGCCTTCTCGTAATAGCGGTCCATCTGCGTAGCAGTCGGCGTCGTGCTGGAAGCGCACGAGCAAAGGGCGGCCAGCGCACCCAGCAGGGCCGTTGTGGATAAGGCACGGAACATCATGAGAAAGAAATTCTAAGGAGAGCGTGGGGCCTTTTCAATGAAAACTACCGCCCCGCGCCATGCATGGACATTTTTGCCCGGCACTGGTTCATTCCGTCTTTCCAATCGACCTCCTGACCGCCATCATGTTCACCAGCAGCAGCTTCGCCGCCCTGCGACGCTGACCGACGTCCTTTCGCGAAACACGACACGATCCTCATGCCCATGACTTTCTCACGCATCGGCCAGCTTTTGTCCGGACCCAGCGGCATTCAGGAGCTGATGGATGACCTCGGTGCGGCGATGACCTCCCACCCGGACATGCGCATGCTCGGGGGAGGCCAGCCGGCAGCCATCCCGGAAGTGCAGGCGCTGTGGCGGAAGAGGATGCATGCCCTGGTGGAGGATGGTCCAGCGCTCGACCGCATGCTGCTCAACTACGATCCGCCCTCGGGAAACCCGCATTTCCGCGAGGCCTTCGCCGCCTTCCTGAAACGTGAGTGCGGCTGGGACGTCACGCGTGAAAACATCTGCGTCCTGCCCAGCAGCCAGGCCGCGTTCTTCCTGCTCTTCAACCTTCTCGCCGGCGACTCCCCTTCGGGGAAAAAGCGCATCCTCTGCCCTCTGGTACCCGAGTACATCGGCTACGCCAACCAGGGCCTGAGCGAGGAACACTTCGCCGCGTGCCTGCCTCAGATCGAGGAGCACGGCCCGCATGAAATCAAATACCGCGTGGACTTCGAGGCCCTCCGCAAGGCCATCACACCGGACATCGCCGCCATGGCCGTCTCATGCCCCACGAACCCCACAGGCAATGTGCTGACGCAGGGCGAGTTCGACGGATTGCGTGACCTCGCGCGGAAGCATGGAATTCCGCTCATCGTGGACAACGCCTACGGCCATCCCTTTCCTGATGTGCTCTACACCGGCTTCCATCCGCACTGGGAGGAGGGCATGATCTTCTCCATCAGCATGTCGAAGGTGGGGCTGCCCGGCGTGCGCAACGCGATGATTGTCGCTTCAAAGGAAATCGTAAAGGCACTCAGCAACATGAACGCCATCCTCGCGCTGGCGAATCCCAATCTCGGCCAGACCCTGCTGACCCCGCTGCTGGCCGATGACACCCTGCCGCGCCTGAGCCGCGAAGTCATTCGCCCCTTTTACAAAGCCCGCTCCGACTTCGCTGCCGAGGTGCTGACCAACTCATTGGGTGACCGCACTCGCTGGGCCTTGCACGCGCGCGAGGGCGCCTTCTTCCTCTGGCTGTGGCTCAAGGATCTGCGCATCACCTCCGCGGAGCTCTATCAACGGCTGAAGGAACGCAGCGTACTGGTCATCCCCGGGCACTACTTCTCCTTCGGACTGGAGCAGCCGTGGGCTCACGCCGCCCAGTGCCTGCGCATCACGTTTTCCCAACCGCATGACATCGTGCAGGAGGGACTGGAGATCCTTGCGGAGGAAGCGGTGAAGGCGAGCCAATGACCGGCACACGGCGATTGTTTCGGTTTCGCCACGGGACGTAAATGCATGCTGAGTCGACATCGCGTGCGCCCCTGCGCTAAGCTCGCAGTATGAAGTGCGTCTGTACCTTCCTCGTTCTCCTGCTGGCTCTCGCCGCAGTCCGGGCGGATACCATCGGTGACTACACATTCGAGTTGGACGGCGCTCCGCTGGAGCCTGGACTCATCACCACCGAGGGCGAAAATCCCGTGCCAGGAGATGTGGCATTCGTGGCAGGCTTCAAACTGTGCCTGGATGGGCCTGGAACATATGCCTTCATTCGCAAGTACGATGGTCTTTACAGGAAACTGGATGATGGCCGGGTGGTGATGGTGGCTTGCGAAGTGGAGGAGCGAAAGGCCGAGCTTGAGGGCAGCCTGCATGGGCCTCCCTCACCCCGCACCATGATCAACCCCCTTACGGACATGGACGCGACGGCGCTGAAGAACCTGCGTGGCGTGACCCTCACCACGTGGCCTGAGGCCATCGAAAAGCATCTCGCCAAGCTCGACTGGGAACATGTGTGCCTGAGTGTCGAAGGAAAGGCTGTCTGGCAGTTTGGGGAGAAAATGCCGCCGATTCCCACTGAGGTGCGCACGCTGATGGTGGAGTCCGGAGGGTCCTGGCACTGCACCGACATGTCCCCGTTCTTGAGATTGCAGAAGCTTCGGTTCTTGGATCTCCGTCAAGCCAGTACCCGGCATTTTGATTTGAGCGTTCTGAGAGGTCTCCCTCTCGAATATCTCGGCTTGCCTTGGCCTTTGGAGAAATCAGATCCTGAAGCGCTCGGCTCTCTCACGGCTCTCAAGACACTCGTGGCAGACTACTGCGACTATATCGGTGAAGCGCGCTGGCTGGCCAAGCTGCAGAACCTGCGGGTACTCCATGCCAGTCATGCCTTTGAGCGTGATGGGACATCCTTTCCACCTCTTGATCTCGCCGCCATCAAACACCTGCCCAAGCTCACGGAGCTCCACGTGCAGGACAGAAAGGTGGCGAACCTCCCGGACGTCAGCATGCCCAGCCTCAAGAGCGCCTTTCTGCTCCAATGCTCAGCTCCTCCGAAAGCGATCGAAGCATTTGTGAAGGCAAATCCCCAGGCGAGGATCCACAAGAGCATGAACGAGGAGCTCGCCAAGGAGCTTCAGGGAGTGGACAAGCTTCGCGCCAGATCGGGTGGAGTGCGACTTCGTGGCGCTGAAGAGGTGAAAACCATACACGAGACTCGCGACGTGTTGGAGATTCAGGAGCTGGCGAAGAACTTTGCCGTAAGCGAAGTCATCAACTATGGACACTGCAATTGCCTGGGAGACCTCACCTTTGAATGCTACAAAGGCGAGGAACTGGTGGCCGTGATTGGATTCCACCATGGCAGATCCATTCGCTGGCTCGGCGGCACGTGGCCCAGCGATGGTATTCTTACGGGTTCCAGTGCGCACCACCTCACCGGATGGCTTGCCAAACACGGGTACAAAGATCCGCATCAGCTTGCAGAAGAGAGATCCCTGCGCCGTGCCGCTGCCCTGCGCCGCCAGCAGGAGATCTATGCCACGTTGCTGCCCCCTGCATTGGACAGGTCGAAGCTGACCACGTCCACAGAGGACGATGCCCTCGCAGAATTCGAGAAGCACTTCCCCACTGTCCAGGCGAGAGCCGCGCTCTACCTCAAACTCTTCGGCTGCGGGCAGGGTCCTTGGGAGATGGCTTCACCGCTGGACCAGCTCCTCGCCCGGGTGCTGCTTCCCTACCTGCCCAAGGAGGTGCTTCACGAAGCCATCAAGTCCGCGAAGCCCGGTAGCATGGAAAGCCTGGGAGCCCTTCGCTGGGTGTTCGGCGAAGAACATGCGAAGGAGTGGCGTCACGACCAAGTCACCCTGGAACGGCTGGCACGGCAGGCGCTGAGCGATCCCCATTCGGGTAATCGCTGGCTCACACTTGCCGTTTTGCGGGATGTCGAGTCACCTGAGGCCCTCCAGGTTCTACGCTCCGTGTTGAAGGATGGCACCAAGCCATCACCAAAAAGCAAAGAGGCGGAGTACGAAGAGTACGCCTACGAGCGGATCTACCAACCGAGCGCCCTCAAGCTCCCCGCAGGGACACCAGACC is drawn from Roseimicrobium gellanilyticum and contains these coding sequences:
- a CDS encoding DNA-3-methyladenine glycosylase family protein; protein product: MEWIKLAAPGFDLAATLESGQVFHWHREGQTFHGLIGNTPVWVRQSAPDQVEAEAGTEALVSSYLALDHDFTKIRRTLPKGDTHLKRALKYAPGIRILRQPKWECLATFITSSMKQVAHIRQISLTLREKYGEVITTREGVKLHAYPTPAALAKAGEKALRNCALGYRAGFLHQTAQLIANGKFDLEAVSALPDDEALLRLCELPGVGPKIAQCTLLFSYERLGVFPIDVWIERALRELYFSDAEDKVTSRVLKEFAHDHFGPYRGYAQQWIFHHARTSGIFSRKRD
- a CDS encoding GNAT family N-acetyltransferase, with amino-acid sequence MSDLKIELVPLEPAHLLALMESEAAYEKVTGLRVAAGLQDFFEQVPSSYLEDVKSASGPDVWRFGFVVMIPAENYWAGCASYKGPPDAHGMVEIAYAIAPSWEGHGLATQAAAFLTEQAFRDARVKIIRAHTLPEKNASGRVLEKCGFTFVGEAMEPEDRLVWRWEYPRR
- a CDS encoding thioredoxin family protein — translated: MRRLLLVTLLPTLLLTQCHFGSHVAGRTRHVLASAGARTKALTKKRPKKQPKQEEPEKGLRGLMNDGQALAGASTGGMPGERPGGTAGGGAEGGVFDFSNVVQTQAQNFGRVGWHSSLTTAAQDARRSGKPLLILFTHQGSSSAQALENTLMLTPEFRTLVSEQFIPLRINYANTDTRQSPYYRDFKARLEAKGYPTVVVTLPDGTEIDRIAGYNEKDAGEKSSYTKAYLQRLENAVKNSGKAAEARRQRLESQRYRTWTSKDGTKVFARLDTLDANMATFTTEWGEPFKTFLTRLSDADQAEIASRRGEG
- a CDS encoding globin, which codes for MVDQIYARLGEEGLTRLVAAFYRRVRTDDVIGPLYPPDDWEGSEKRLRDFFIYRFGGPDRYIQERGHPRLRGRHMPFSIGVKERDRWMELMEGALQETGVPEEEANVLREFFGQLADFMRNRPE
- a CDS encoding dTDP-4-dehydrorhamnose 3,5-epimerase family protein, coding for MSTPQKDPQSVTPAGERVAPLIDGVRVRRAVTHPDERGTVCEVFNPEWSFHPDPLVYVYQVTIRPGQVKGWVVHRLQDDRLFLSQGTMKAVLFDDRESSPTYGLVNEVFLDQHNRGLLVIPAGVYHAIQNVGSDDLLFFNMPTRPYNHTDPDKYRLPLNNDRIPYRFPT
- a CDS encoding valine--pyruvate transaminase, with translation MTFSRIGQLLSGPSGIQELMDDLGAAMTSHPDMRMLGGGQPAAIPEVQALWRKRMHALVEDGPALDRMLLNYDPPSGNPHFREAFAAFLKRECGWDVTRENICVLPSSQAAFFLLFNLLAGDSPSGKKRILCPLVPEYIGYANQGLSEEHFAACLPQIEEHGPHEIKYRVDFEALRKAITPDIAAMAVSCPTNPTGNVLTQGEFDGLRDLARKHGIPLIVDNAYGHPFPDVLYTGFHPHWEEGMIFSISMSKVGLPGVRNAMIVASKEIVKALSNMNAILALANPNLGQTLLTPLLADDTLPRLSREVIRPFYKARSDFAAEVLTNSLGDRTRWALHAREGAFFLWLWLKDLRITSAELYQRLKERSVLVIPGHYFSFGLEQPWAHAAQCLRITFSQPHDIVQEGLEILAEEAVKASQ
- a CDS encoding glycosyltransferase family 2 protein; protein product: MHPAPRVSVIIATYNWSSVLRYSIESVLDQEFEDFEVLVIGDGCTDDSAAVAASFGDARVRWHNLPENSGNQSAPNNEGLRLARGTYCAYLGHDDIWHPRHLAVLVRAMDETGADFGYTWLQMLGPEVAPGRERVRLLTGVAPGGVHDKDMAVPPSSVMHRREAGLSIGGWKDYRTVRLPPDSEFLHRAALQGMRFTCVPELTVFKFNASWRKDSYVEKPCHEQRECLRRIREERDFRVHELQAVITALIRQHPESVPRIQVAEDVPPGEIVRRNRRLRGLERRDGDAPAPQPLPARLNLADTTAEPYLGPGWSVPETDCRWTDGTTAALVFSLESPQQSLLRMSVQPFLIPGKVQVQPVRVIVNGKFMGEWTLRANDWEQLECEVPAEALTAVNTLVLELPGAVCPLHLGVSADARELALRVAWMDLQPVGDLPW
- a CDS encoding energy transducer TonB; translation: MTHAESRTITYAIVGSLAVHVVLALAFAVWIGVASFHQMLAAPRPDLAEEPEVVLLFPDPPNLDVATPPPPPPPPPAEKKMDPYIRTTQNTAVAEAPKDANFESDRNTVAMTRGTAASTPDGPPMPSMEGLDRETKELANRTYKAGETKDDSAPATPPEKPSPPPTPPKVAETPPAPAPKPEPEPLPVPPPPPVTAPAPPPPVAEVKPKELEKKEEEAPAPPPPTPQMAKKEDSPAEAMMKELDQKLAEEPPKAEPPKPAPESPKTLPPPEPAKPPIMREAAEEVPIPKAIPVAKPVVNTPKPQENAFQPETHRGKIKGSISNVGDEDAVAAAATPAGRYKRIVTSAIEKKWHQYRIQRMDAVEPGHMSLRFYVNKKGKIEDLKILEEKASPLFEDFTIEAILKAEIPPLPADLVPMLDKERLEMTYNIVIHP
- a CDS encoding peptide ABC transporter substrate-binding protein → MIRALRTTLALPLFLLLSACGGSRERADLVFVNSAEIETPDPAKATDQVSMRISESLFEGLCRNTGGKAEPAVAERWEVSEDKKRYVFHLRKDAVWSNGDPVTAHDFVWSWQRALDPKTASDYAPQLYPLVNAKAFNEGKVTDPSQIGVKALDDRTLECVLENPIPYWIDLCAFLTLSPVHRPTVEKHGDSWIKARNIIGNGPYVMGEWLIDDKIRLIKSHNYWDRDNVKMRTVEVLPISEANTALNYFLTGQADLLMDKGMVPLSLVPKLKKEDYFHTGPFLGTWFIRMNTKKPHFQDPRVRLAFAYAVDRKRIVEKITQLGEQTAFSLTPPGTGQNYQPPPGPEYNPEKARALMAEAGYPGGRGFPRVEYLHLPLPIERNIAVELQSMWQQTLGVTVNLDKKEQKIWLSAMRELSYDMCRSSWVGDYNDPNTFLEMFTIGNGNNRTGWESPAYDGFIAAAAAEGDTAKRHEIFSNAEKLLISEQAPIIPVYHYVGVQFRRANLKGVKANLIDNHPFRAMYWDPAPAR